The following are encoded in a window of Polynucleobacter sp. AP-Kolm-20A-A1 genomic DNA:
- a CDS encoding YeeE/YedE family protein, protein MQIDWMSFTPIPSLLGGMILGVAAALYVLLHGRILGISGIVSGLLHPKLTDSAWRVALVLGLVTAPFLAALFFGIFPVVEIEADWIAIVIAGLLVGFGAQYGSGCTSGHGICGLSRLSPRSLVATLSFMSAGFITVYVLRHLIGV, encoded by the coding sequence ATGCAAATTGATTGGATGTCTTTTACACCCATTCCTTCCTTATTAGGCGGGATGATTCTGGGAGTTGCAGCGGCCTTATATGTTTTATTGCATGGCCGAATTTTGGGTATCAGCGGAATTGTTTCTGGCTTGCTGCACCCTAAATTGACTGATTCAGCATGGCGTGTTGCTCTGGTGCTGGGCTTGGTAACCGCACCTTTTCTGGCAGCGTTATTTTTTGGCATATTCCCAGTGGTGGAAATTGAAGCGGATTGGATCGCGATTGTGATTGCTGGTCTTCTAGTAGGCTTTGGTGCTCAATACGGATCGGGCTGCACCAGTGGTCATGGCATCTGTGGACTTTCACGTTTATCGCCGCGTTCATTAGTAGCCACGCTTTCTTTTATGAGCGCAGGCTTTATTACTGTTTATGTACTTCGTCACTTGATTGGGGTTTGA
- the soxX gene encoding sulfur oxidation c-type cytochrome SoxX → MKNKLSLLALALTLSIGAAHAATPFEKMMYSSFEAKGQAGLDRLDQDAAQKFCSNQANLTGGGDAKLREKIQNDNMATIKQPSDGKYIGDWKSGEKIAQSGRGATWSDKAGSENGGSCYNCHQINIKEVSYGNIGPSLWNYGKLRGYSKEVVQYTWNRINNAKAYNVCSNMPRFGHFKLLNEKQMQDVMALLLDPESPVNK, encoded by the coding sequence ATGAAAAATAAATTATCCTTATTAGCACTTGCGCTTACTTTATCAATCGGTGCTGCACATGCTGCAACTCCATTTGAAAAGATGATGTACTCTAGTTTTGAAGCTAAAGGTCAGGCTGGACTCGATCGTCTCGACCAAGATGCTGCCCAAAAGTTTTGCTCCAACCAGGCTAATTTAACTGGTGGTGGTGATGCAAAGTTGCGCGAAAAAATCCAGAACGACAATATGGCAACCATCAAGCAGCCTTCTGATGGTAAATATATTGGCGACTGGAAGAGCGGTGAAAAGATCGCTCAAAGTGGTCGTGGCGCTACTTGGTCTGATAAAGCGGGGAGCGAAAACGGTGGCTCTTGCTACAACTGTCACCAGATCAACATCAAAGAAGTTTCCTATGGAAACATCGGCCCATCTCTTTGGAACTACGGAAAATTACGTGGCTATTCTAAAGAAGTGGTTCAGTACACTTGGAACCGCATTAATAATGCAAAGGCATATAACGTGTGTAGCAATATGCCTCGTTTCGGGCACTTCAAACTCTTAAATGAAAAGCAAATGCAGGATGTCATGGCATTGCTCTTAGATCCAGAGTCGCCTGTTAATAAGTAA
- a CDS encoding MBL fold metallo-hydrolase has product MNLVSAACKYLKIALLVNAIFFTAIYARVVSAQGDPAGVLLKPVKVAPNTYFVQGRAEMGSSANQNFISNAGFVVTPQGVVVIDALGSPVLAQKLIAEIKKVSNQKIVAVIVTHYHADHVYGLQEFKKVGAKIYAQGEGRNYLSSETAKQRLIASRVDFAPWVNDSTRLLPADIWIDQKTKLTIGGVDFFISRVGPAHAPEDLIIYIPSEKVLFAGDLVFRGRIPFVGNADSKGWLIALDEIEKLNPNIVIPGHGNYSVKPAEDIVFTRNYLKYLRESMANAAVNMDPFEDAYKQADWSEYEGMPLFRAANRMNAYNVYLSIQAE; this is encoded by the coding sequence ATGAACCTCGTATCTGCTGCGTGTAAGTATCTAAAAATAGCATTATTAGTTAATGCTATTTTTTTTACTGCTATCTATGCCCGGGTGGTATCTGCACAAGGTGATCCCGCTGGTGTGTTGCTTAAGCCGGTAAAGGTTGCTCCTAATACCTATTTTGTACAGGGTCGTGCAGAAATGGGTAGTAGCGCCAATCAAAACTTTATCTCTAATGCTGGGTTTGTAGTTACGCCACAAGGGGTTGTAGTTATCGACGCCTTAGGCTCTCCTGTTCTTGCGCAAAAGTTAATAGCTGAAATCAAAAAAGTAAGCAATCAGAAAATCGTAGCCGTGATCGTGACTCATTATCACGCCGATCATGTATATGGGTTGCAAGAATTTAAAAAGGTCGGCGCAAAAATTTATGCACAAGGCGAAGGTAGGAATTACCTTTCTTCGGAAACTGCTAAACAACGTCTGATTGCATCTCGAGTTGACTTTGCGCCTTGGGTGAATGACAGCACAAGACTACTTCCAGCAGATATTTGGATTGATCAAAAGACTAAACTAACTATTGGCGGTGTAGATTTTTTTATTAGTAGGGTGGGTCCCGCCCATGCGCCTGAGGATCTAATAATTTACATACCATCTGAAAAAGTTCTTTTTGCTGGGGACTTGGTTTTTAGAGGGCGAATTCCTTTTGTAGGTAATGCAGACAGCAAGGGCTGGTTGATTGCTTTAGATGAGATTGAAAAATTGAACCCCAATATTGTTATACCGGGGCATGGCAATTACTCGGTAAAGCCTGCTGAAGATATAGTCTTTACCCGTAATTACCTTAAATATTTGCGGGAATCCATGGCTAATGCGGCTGTCAATATGGATCCTTTCGAGGATGCCTATAAACAGGCCGATTGGTCTGAATACGAGGGAATGCCTCTGTTTAGGGCCGCCAACCGCATGAATGCCTATAACGTCTATCTGTCGATTCAGGCCGAGTAG
- a CDS encoding YeeE/YedE family protein → MDVVDISSLSKSVLWATFAITFFLGAVMQKTGFCSMGAVSDIFIMSSWGRLKQWFLAIGVAIIGFTLMSYLGLVDPLKSFYTGNKFLWLSTIVGSVLFGLGMVLASGCGSKTLIRIGGGNLKSIVVFMVLGLTAYMTMRGFLGVVRINTLDTFFIAFNTPQDLPSLLSAPLGIARPQLHLALGLIIGAAFIAYALASKAFWTAENLFAGIAVGLAICAVWWVSGNLGYVAEDPNTLEEVFLVTNSGRMESLSFVAPYAYSLDWLMMYSDTSKVVTIGIAAVAGMILGSTAVSIATKSFRWESFRNTEDTANHLVGAALMGFGGVTALGCTVGQGLSGISTLALGSLLALPGFIFGAYLGLRYLQIRLAPNPCS, encoded by the coding sequence ATGGATGTAGTAGATATTAGCTCTTTAAGTAAGTCCGTTCTCTGGGCAACTTTTGCCATTACCTTTTTTCTGGGTGCTGTTATGCAGAAAACTGGGTTTTGCAGCATGGGCGCAGTTTCTGACATTTTCATCATGTCTAGCTGGGGCCGTTTAAAGCAATGGTTTTTGGCTATCGGTGTTGCCATTATTGGTTTTACCTTGATGTCTTACCTTGGCTTGGTTGATCCGCTGAAAAGTTTTTATACCGGCAATAAATTTTTATGGCTTTCCACAATCGTTGGAAGTGTTTTATTTGGCTTGGGTATGGTTTTAGCGTCTGGGTGCGGCAGCAAAACCTTGATCCGTATCGGTGGCGGTAACTTAAAGTCCATCGTGGTGTTTATGGTCCTCGGATTGACGGCCTATATGACCATGCGCGGTTTCCTGGGCGTAGTACGCATCAATACTTTGGATACATTTTTTATCGCCTTTAATACCCCACAAGATTTACCTAGTCTTTTAAGTGCACCTCTTGGCATTGCGCGTCCTCAACTTCATCTGGCCCTAGGCTTGATCATTGGTGCAGCATTCATTGCTTATGCCTTAGCTAGCAAAGCATTTTGGACCGCTGAAAATCTATTTGCTGGCATTGCCGTAGGATTGGCAATCTGTGCGGTGTGGTGGGTATCAGGTAACTTGGGATATGTGGCTGAAGATCCAAATACTTTAGAAGAAGTATTTTTGGTAACGAATTCAGGTCGCATGGAGAGCTTATCTTTTGTTGCCCCATACGCTTATTCTTTGGATTGGTTAATGATGTATAGCGATACATCTAAAGTGGTCACTATAGGAATTGCCGCTGTTGCGGGAATGATTTTAGGTTCTACTGCGGTTTCCATTGCAACCAAATCATTTCGTTGGGAATCCTTCCGCAATACTGAAGATACTGCCAATCACTTGGTCGGTGCTGCGCTGATGGGCTTTGGTGGTGTGACAGCCTTAGGTTGCACAGTAGGGCAGGGTTTAAGTGGAATCTCAACACTTGCCCTTGGTTCATTGCTGGCTTTACCTGGATTCATTTTTGGGGCTTATTTAGGTTTACGATATCTGCAAATACGCCTTGCTCCTAACCCTTGTAGTTAA
- a CDS encoding OsmC family protein: MSGNPTVRLKQQADYQFAIYYNEEKPPIMGDEPPPLGKSEGATPSQLLIAAVANCLSDSLLFALRKFKQNPDPIETIATCEIGRNEQNRLRILSIRVEIHIGVSGESLENLDRVLAQFQEFCTVSSSVSAGIPVNVFVIDSLKNQLYP, translated from the coding sequence ATGAGTGGAAATCCAACCGTAAGACTGAAACAGCAAGCCGATTATCAGTTTGCGATTTATTACAACGAAGAAAAACCTCCGATCATGGGGGATGAGCCACCGCCACTGGGTAAGTCTGAAGGTGCAACTCCATCGCAATTATTAATTGCGGCTGTAGCTAATTGCTTATCAGATTCATTACTTTTTGCTTTAAGAAAATTCAAGCAAAATCCAGACCCAATAGAGACCATAGCTACATGCGAGATAGGTCGTAACGAGCAAAATCGGCTCCGCATCTTGTCTATACGAGTTGAGATACATATTGGCGTATCTGGAGAATCTTTGGAAAACCTAGATAGAGTCTTGGCTCAATTTCAGGAATTCTGCACGGTTTCATCAAGTGTCAGTGCAGGCATTCCAGTTAATGTGTTCGTAATCGACAGTTTAAAAAACCAGCTCTATCCATAA
- a CDS encoding rhodanese-like domain-containing protein has protein sequence MKTAHDLVAIAKSSIKEVALADAAQAIQGADLLLDVREADEYANGHIPGAIHMSRGLLEFKLSNDPNLSSRDLKIVLYCKNSGRAALASKSLHEMGYMHVQSIAGGFDAWAQAGNPIARPEPIVFE, from the coding sequence ATGAAAACTGCCCATGACTTAGTTGCAATAGCCAAATCTTCAATTAAAGAGGTTGCTCTTGCAGATGCAGCTCAAGCAATTCAAGGTGCCGATCTGTTATTAGATGTTCGCGAGGCGGATGAATATGCAAATGGGCATATTCCTGGAGCAATTCATATGTCTCGAGGTTTGCTTGAATTCAAATTAAGCAACGATCCTAATTTAAGTTCCCGGGATTTAAAAATAGTGCTGTACTGTAAAAACAGCGGTAGAGCAGCATTAGCCTCAAAGTCGTTGCATGAAATGGGTTATATGCATGTTCAATCGATTGCAGGCGGATTCGATGCATGGGCGCAGGCAGGCAATCCTATTGCTAGGCCAGAGCCAATCGTGTTTGAGTAA
- a CDS encoding DsrE family protein — MKKLLSIITATALAFGFCSMTSAQSAGNTKVVYHIDDAESQGLKGLRNIRNHLDVSPQTTIIVVTHANGVDIMMEGAKDKKNNVEYAPLVGALKSRGVKFEVCEITLKNRNLKKDQFTLDADFTPSGVVRVADLQYKDGFAYIKP; from the coding sequence ATGAAAAAACTACTTTCTATCATTACAGCAACAGCTCTTGCTTTTGGTTTCTGCTCCATGACCTCAGCTCAATCGGCTGGAAATACCAAAGTGGTTTATCACATCGATGATGCTGAGTCTCAAGGTTTAAAAGGCTTACGTAATATTCGTAATCACTTGGATGTATCTCCACAAACCACCATTATTGTGGTGACCCATGCAAATGGTGTCGACATCATGATGGAAGGGGCTAAGGATAAGAAAAATAATGTCGAGTACGCACCTTTGGTTGGCGCTTTAAAGTCTCGTGGTGTGAAGTTTGAGGTTTGCGAGATTACTTTAAAGAATCGTAACTTGAAAAAAGATCAGTTCACTTTAGATGCTGATTTCACGCCATCGGGTGTAGTTCGTGTTGCAGATCTGCAATATAAAGATGGTTTTGCTTACATCAAACCTTAG
- the soxB gene encoding thiosulfohydrolase SoxB yields the protein MSLNRREFLQALAIASAGGMSLQSNFASAQTTAQKFYDLPKFGNVHFLHFTDCHAQLLPIYFREPNVNLGIGAQEGKTPHLVGEYFLKANGIKPGTRDAHAFTYLDYVAAAQNYGKMGGFAHMATLVKQMKANRPGALLLDGGDTWQGSGTALWTNGQDMVDAALALGVDVMTPHWEMTLGEKRVMEIVNGDFKGKVNFVAQNIKTADFGDSVFNPYVMKVQNGIQVAIIGQAFPYTPIANPRYFTPDWTFGIQEENLQKTINEVKSKGAKVVILLSHNGMDVDLKMASRVSGLDAIMGGHTHDGVPIPVKVKNSGGVTLVTNAGSNSKFLGVLDFDVKGGKAVDFRYKLFPIFSNMIPADPTMNKLIAKIRAPFETKLNEKLATTEGLLYRRGNFNGSFDQLILDGLMAQKNAEIAFSPGFRWGTSLLPGQAITRENLLDQTAITYPYTTVTNMSGETIKTILEDVADNLFNPDPYYQQGGDMVRVGGMQYTIDPAQTAGKRITDMRLNGKPIEASKTYKVAGWAPVSEEAKNAGGEPIWDVIERHLRDVKVVKAVKLNEPIIKGVANNPGMVSI from the coding sequence ATGTCTTTAAATCGTCGTGAGTTTTTGCAAGCATTAGCTATCGCCTCTGCAGGCGGTATGAGTTTGCAATCTAATTTTGCTAGCGCGCAAACCACTGCGCAAAAATTCTATGATTTGCCTAAGTTCGGTAATGTGCATTTCCTGCACTTCACCGACTGCCATGCGCAACTTCTCCCAATCTATTTCCGCGAGCCTAATGTCAATCTTGGTATTGGTGCTCAGGAAGGCAAAACACCTCACTTGGTAGGCGAATATTTCTTAAAGGCAAATGGTATTAAGCCTGGTACACGTGATGCTCATGCCTTTACATATCTTGATTACGTTGCGGCAGCACAGAACTACGGCAAGATGGGTGGATTCGCCCATATGGCTACATTGGTTAAGCAAATGAAAGCAAATCGTCCGGGCGCTTTATTGCTTGATGGTGGCGATACATGGCAGGGTTCCGGTACGGCTCTTTGGACCAATGGTCAAGATATGGTCGATGCTGCTCTTGCGCTGGGCGTGGATGTAATGACACCTCACTGGGAGATGACTTTAGGTGAGAAGCGCGTGATGGAAATCGTGAATGGCGATTTCAAAGGTAAAGTCAATTTTGTTGCGCAAAATATTAAAACAGCCGACTTTGGTGATTCCGTATTTAATCCTTATGTCATGAAAGTGCAGAACGGTATTCAGGTTGCCATTATTGGTCAGGCCTTTCCGTATACACCAATTGCCAACCCACGTTACTTCACGCCAGATTGGACTTTTGGTATTCAAGAAGAAAATCTCCAGAAGACCATTAATGAAGTGAAGTCTAAGGGAGCCAAGGTTGTGATTCTGCTTTCCCATAATGGTATGGACGTGGATTTGAAGATGGCTTCTCGCGTAAGCGGTCTAGATGCCATTATGGGCGGACATACGCACGATGGTGTCCCCATTCCTGTCAAGGTTAAGAATTCCGGTGGTGTCACTCTGGTTACCAATGCTGGATCTAATAGCAAGTTCTTGGGTGTGCTCGATTTTGATGTGAAGGGCGGCAAGGCAGTTGATTTCCGTTATAAGCTATTCCCAATCTTCTCGAACATGATTCCTGCTGATCCAACAATGAACAAGTTGATTGCAAAAATCAGAGCGCCGTTTGAAACAAAGTTAAATGAGAAATTGGCAACCACTGAAGGCCTCTTGTATCGTCGCGGCAACTTCAACGGCAGCTTCGACCAGCTAATCTTGGATGGTTTGATGGCACAGAAGAATGCTGAGATTGCTTTCTCCCCAGGCTTCCGTTGGGGAACTAGTTTATTGCCAGGTCAGGCCATCACTCGCGAGAATCTTTTGGATCAAACGGCGATTACCTATCCGTACACCACAGTTACCAATATGAGCGGTGAAACCATCAAGACTATTCTTGAGGATGTGGCAGACAACTTATTTAATCCAGATCCGTATTACCAGCAAGGTGGCGATATGGTGCGCGTTGGCGGCATGCAATACACCATTGACCCTGCGCAAACAGCTGGTAAGCGTATTACAGATATGCGCTTAAACGGCAAGCCAATTGAGGCAAGCAAGACTTATAAAGTTGCAGGCTGGGCACCCGTGAGCGAAGAAGCAAAGAATGCTGGCGGCGAGCCAATCTGGGATGTGATTGAGCGTCACCTGCGTGATGTCAAGGTAGTTAAAGCAGTTAAGCTGAATGAGCCAATCATTAAGGGTGTTGCAAACAACCCTGGTATGGTTTCGATCTAA
- a CDS encoding thioesterase family protein — protein MRIVIPEERKLVHEMIMPIRWGDMDAYGHVNNTIYFRYMEQARCEWITAMGYEVAPGRESMLMLNGFCNFYQQLSFPGELILKTSIGAIGRTSLDVYTSMALTTSPEVEAAIGGATMVWVDLTTNKSAPWPEHILQKLR, from the coding sequence ATGCGCATAGTCATTCCCGAAGAGCGCAAGCTAGTTCATGAAATGATCATGCCCATTCGTTGGGGCGATATGGATGCGTATGGGCACGTGAACAATACTATTTACTTTCGCTACATGGAGCAAGCCCGTTGCGAGTGGATTACGGCCATGGGGTATGAGGTTGCTCCCGGTCGTGAATCTATGTTGATGCTCAACGGTTTTTGTAACTTTTATCAACAACTCTCGTTCCCGGGTGAGTTGATATTAAAGACCTCCATAGGCGCCATCGGCAGAACCAGTTTGGATGTCTATACCAGCATGGCTTTAACTACATCGCCTGAGGTTGAAGCGGCTATTGGTGGTGCGACTATGGTGTGGGTAGACCTCACGACTAATAAGTCGGCCCCTTGGCCTGAGCATATTTTGCAAAAGTTGCGCTAG
- a CDS encoding TIGR01244 family sulfur transferase, with protein sequence MSLPISCHNAQFGTLGQIDPSHLAEIAKQGYKSVINNRPDGEGGPSQPLNAVIQAEAEKLGLNYVYLPVVSGAFTQAQVQEMARLLKTLPGPVLAFCRSGARSTNLYQLALQLG encoded by the coding sequence ATGAGTCTTCCTATTTCTTGCCATAACGCTCAGTTTGGCACTCTCGGTCAGATCGACCCAAGCCATTTGGCTGAAATTGCCAAACAAGGCTATAAGAGCGTCATTAATAACCGTCCTGACGGTGAGGGTGGCCCAAGCCAACCTTTGAACGCTGTAATTCAAGCGGAAGCCGAAAAGCTCGGCTTAAATTATGTGTACTTGCCGGTAGTATCTGGTGCATTTACCCAAGCTCAAGTGCAGGAAATGGCTCGTCTCTTAAAAACTTTGCCTGGACCGGTTCTCGCTTTCTGTCGCTCTGGCGCACGCTCTACTAATTTGTACCAACTTGCTTTGCAGCTTGGTTAA
- a CDS encoding YeeE/YedE family protein, whose protein sequence is MRKHFSLLGQYAIGVLFGWGLIISGMSNPQKVLGFLDLAGNWDPSLMFVMMGAVIVGLGAFYLVSKRTQAFFGGALHIPTRRDITKPLIIGSLIFGAGWGIAGFCPGPALVALGAGHLKALVFVVAMLVGMEICERFFTAHKNKPSL, encoded by the coding sequence ATGAGAAAACATTTCAGCCTCCTTGGTCAGTATGCAATTGGAGTTCTTTTCGGTTGGGGATTAATCATCTCCGGTATGAGTAATCCTCAGAAGGTCTTGGGGTTTTTAGATCTAGCTGGCAATTGGGATCCATCATTAATGTTCGTAATGATGGGGGCCGTGATTGTAGGGCTAGGCGCGTTCTATCTTGTTAGCAAAAGAACTCAAGCATTTTTCGGTGGGGCTCTCCACATTCCCACGCGTAGAGATATCACTAAGCCATTGATTATTGGCAGCTTAATTTTTGGTGCCGGATGGGGAATTGCGGGATTTTGCCCTGGTCCAGCGCTGGTTGCTTTGGGTGCTGGACACCTTAAAGCCCTGGTATTTGTGGTTGCCATGCTAGTCGGCATGGAAATCTGTGAGCGCTTCTTTACCGCTCATAAAAACAAGCCAAGCCTCTGA
- the mnmH gene encoding tRNA 2-selenouridine(34) synthase MnmH codes for MQPGNPHILRVDQFLSELDQFDLVIDVRSPAEFALDHIPGAVNYPVLDNEERAKIGTLYKQESPFAAKKLGAALVSKNIATHLENHFLELPREWRPLIYCWRGGERSGAFTHILNRIGWKAKQLEGGYQSFRRTVIDGLDQAAGQFSFQVICGMTGSGKTRVLQEIGALGAQILDLEGLAVHRGSVLGNEPNEDQPSQKGFETALWNALRSLDPAKPVFVESESKKVGGLHVPDALMEKIRNGACIELRSSTQTRVSWLIREYHHFLIDTDNFKRKLALLTAHYGKVQIAKWNDAIDAGNFPDLVEELLVKHYDPSYQSSIVRNFPQYKVENFVQLESDSDHAFKASAKEILIKTNGH; via the coding sequence GTGCAACCCGGCAATCCGCACATCTTAAGAGTTGATCAATTTTTATCTGAGCTAGATCAGTTTGATCTCGTTATTGATGTGAGATCTCCTGCCGAGTTTGCTCTAGATCACATCCCTGGCGCAGTTAATTACCCCGTTCTTGATAATGAAGAGCGCGCCAAAATAGGAACGCTTTATAAACAAGAGTCTCCATTCGCAGCCAAAAAGCTGGGCGCAGCGTTGGTCTCCAAAAACATTGCCACTCATCTTGAAAATCACTTTCTAGAATTGCCTCGTGAATGGCGTCCATTGATTTATTGCTGGCGTGGTGGTGAACGCAGTGGCGCCTTTACTCACATTCTCAATCGGATTGGTTGGAAAGCTAAACAGCTAGAAGGTGGTTACCAGAGTTTTCGTCGCACAGTGATTGACGGGCTAGACCAAGCAGCTGGTCAATTTTCATTTCAGGTTATTTGCGGAATGACGGGCAGCGGCAAAACACGAGTGCTTCAAGAGATTGGCGCTCTAGGGGCTCAGATCCTTGATTTAGAGGGCCTAGCAGTTCATCGTGGCTCGGTGCTTGGTAATGAGCCCAATGAAGACCAGCCATCGCAAAAAGGCTTTGAGACTGCGTTATGGAATGCCTTACGTTCGCTTGACCCAGCTAAGCCGGTATTTGTGGAGTCCGAAAGCAAGAAGGTAGGGGGATTACACGTACCTGATGCCTTGATGGAAAAAATTCGTAATGGTGCCTGTATTGAGTTGAGATCGAGCACGCAAACACGAGTGTCTTGGCTTATTCGTGAGTACCATCACTTCTTAATCGACACGGATAACTTCAAGCGTAAGTTAGCGTTACTAACAGCGCATTATGGAAAAGTGCAAATTGCCAAATGGAATGACGCAATTGATGCAGGCAATTTTCCGGATCTCGTTGAAGAGTTATTGGTAAAGCATTACGACCCTTCTTATCAATCATCAATTGTGCGTAACTTTCCTCAGTACAAGGTGGAGAATTTCGTGCAGCTTGAAAGCGATAGTGATCACGCTTTTAAGGCATCAGCTAAAGAGATTCTCATCAAAACCAACGGACACTAA
- the soxA gene encoding sulfur oxidation c-type cytochrome SoxA: protein MKARILYGVIIGLFAVLQGCSSPAKNEASTAAPPTGGAPTDEIEKYRAMIADGNPADLYEAAGEDIWKKPMGPKNVSLEKCDLGMGPGVVKGAYTQLPKYFKDTNKVQDLESRLVTCMEKLQGYNSQEIIKAGFEKGKRKDVEAVVAYVVAESKGMKINTVAKHPKEKEMYDLGKKSFFYQGGPMDFSCASCHSENGKRIRLQDLPNITEQKGAALGWGYWPAYRVSSGNFWTMQRRLNDCYRQQRFPEPIYISDDTIAVSLYMAINAKGGTMNAPGLKR, encoded by the coding sequence ATGAAAGCACGCATTTTATATGGCGTTATTATTGGCTTATTTGCAGTGTTGCAGGGCTGTTCAAGTCCAGCAAAAAATGAGGCTTCTACAGCAGCACCTCCAACAGGAGGTGCTCCAACTGACGAAATTGAAAAATATCGTGCAATGATTGCCGATGGTAACCCTGCTGACTTGTATGAAGCAGCGGGTGAGGATATTTGGAAAAAGCCAATGGGCCCAAAAAATGTCTCACTTGAAAAATGCGATTTGGGTATGGGTCCTGGCGTTGTTAAGGGTGCCTATACTCAATTGCCAAAATACTTTAAAGATACAAACAAAGTTCAAGATTTGGAGTCTCGTTTAGTAACTTGTATGGAAAAGTTACAGGGTTACAACAGTCAAGAAATTATTAAGGCTGGCTTTGAAAAGGGCAAGCGTAAGGATGTTGAGGCAGTGGTTGCCTATGTTGTTGCTGAATCCAAAGGCATGAAAATCAACACTGTTGCTAAGCATCCTAAAGAAAAAGAAATGTATGACCTCGGCAAGAAGTCTTTCTTCTACCAAGGTGGTCCAATGGACTTCTCATGTGCATCGTGCCATAGCGAGAACGGTAAGCGTATTCGTTTGCAAGACTTGCCAAATATTACTGAGCAAAAAGGTGCCGCCCTTGGTTGGGGTTACTGGCCAGCTTACCGTGTTTCAAGTGGAAACTTCTGGACAATGCAACGTCGTCTAAACGACTGCTATCGTCAACAACGTTTCCCTGAGCCGATTTACATTTCTGACGACACTATCGCTGTTTCCCTCTACATGGCAATTAATGCCAAGGGCGGAACAATGAATGCACCTGGACTGAAGCGTTAA
- the trxC gene encoding thioredoxin TrxC, with the protein MLIKCPSCNKFNRLPLDRVNQKPICGVCKASLLLGPIDADQASFKEILSHSKLPVIVDFWAPWCGPCKMFAPTFQASAAKNGEQVLHIKLDTEANPGIGQEFSIRSIPTLAGFKNGVELKRISGALPPAQLEQFVKGLAI; encoded by the coding sequence ATGCTAATTAAATGCCCAAGCTGCAACAAGTTCAACCGTCTACCCCTTGATCGAGTTAACCAAAAACCAATATGCGGAGTATGCAAGGCCAGCCTACTCTTAGGCCCCATCGATGCCGATCAAGCAAGCTTTAAAGAGATTCTCAGTCATAGCAAACTACCTGTAATAGTGGATTTTTGGGCACCATGGTGCGGCCCTTGCAAAATGTTTGCCCCAACCTTTCAGGCTAGTGCTGCAAAAAACGGTGAGCAGGTTCTGCATATTAAATTGGATACAGAAGCAAACCCAGGCATTGGGCAGGAGTTTTCAATCAGATCAATACCAACATTGGCAGGCTTCAAAAATGGGGTTGAGTTAAAGCGTATCAGCGGAGCCTTGCCACCAGCTCAGCTCGAACAATTTGTGAAGGGCCTTGCTATTTAG